In one window of Drosophila innubila isolate TH190305 chromosome 2L unlocalized genomic scaffold, UK_Dinn_1.0 4_B_2L, whole genome shotgun sequence DNA:
- the LOC117782128 gene encoding serine protease inhibitor 42Dd, producing the protein MSVVPSSSIPQGIPNEINLGAEIFHSIATTAGDQNVIISPLLLEATLALLYLGSDGATAEELQELLKLKDRFASNAKMANFYAAELNAVRSDPDTRIQLENRLLLQCTAGEGIADDFQKIAQTYFHATAECVDLQQAEKLRRHISDNILASLGGGNWQQQLQVNGSQVAQLLLLVAARLESKWFLPFSSYRTGLYEFHNNATGNSSPQSVPMLFDDDMFVKYAELRELNARAIELPYEHAEELAMLLILPNQRDASSLSQLESQLRTLDLGALQQRMQMESVQVLLPKFSIDFECSLRQALKQLGFSEIFGASANFKHLHSASTNLPIVDVLQKLRIDLNESGPGSELPQPAAGYKPIVISNSSRQKFFRADHPFFFAIRGLNVTHFMGHVVSF; encoded by the exons ATGAGTGTTGTGCCAAGTTCTAGTATACCACAGGGTATACCGAACGAGATCAACCTTGGAGCGGAGATATTCCACAGCATTGCAACGACAGCTGGAGATCAAAATGTTATCATTTCGCCGCTGTTGCTGGAGGCGACATTGGCGCTGCTCTACCTCGGATCGGATGGCGCCACTGCCGAGGAGCTGCAGGAGTTGCTAAAGCTGAAGGATCGATTTGCCAGCAATGCCAAGATGGCCAACTTCTATGCCGCCGAATTGAATGCAGTGAGAAGTGATCCGGATACGCGGATTCAACTGGAAAATCGCCTGCTATTACAATGCACGGCTGGGGAAGGTATTGCAGATGACTTTCAGAAGATTGCTCAAACGTATTTCCATGCGACGGCAGAGTGCGTTGATTTGCAGCAGGCGGAGAAGCTGCGACGTCACATAAGCGACAACATCCTGGCCAGCCTTGGAGGCGGAaactggcagcagcagcttcagGTGAATGGCAGCCAAGTGGCACAACTGTTGCTCCTGGTTGCGGCACGGCTGGAAAGCAAATGGTTCTTACCCTTCAGCTCATATCGAACTGGCCTCTATGAGTTCCACAACAATGCCACCGGCAACAGTTCCCCCCAATCTGTGCCCATGCTCTTCGATGACGACATGTTTGTCAAGTACGCCGAGTTGCGGGAATTAAACGCCCGTGCCATTGAGTTGCCCTACGAACATGCCGAGGAATTGGCCATGCTTCTCATCCTGCCCAATCAAAGAGATGCCTCGTCATTATCACAATTGGAGTCTCAATTGCGTACTCTCGATCTGGGTGCACTGCAGCAGCGAATGCAGATGGAAAGTGTCCAAGTGTTGCTGCCCAAGTTCAGCATCGATTTTGAGTGCAGTCTGCGACAGGCATTGAAACAG CTGGGCTTCTCCGAGATCTTTGGCGCCTCGGCTAACTTTAAGCATTTGCATTCAGCCTCCACCAACCTGCCCATTGTTGATGTACTACAAAAGCTGCGCATTGACTTGAATGAATCGGGTCCCGGCTCAGAGTTGCCTCAGCCGGCCGCAG GGTACAAACCGATTGTGATTAGTAATTCTTCGCGACAAAAATTCTTCCGTGCGGATCATCCATTTTTCTTTGCCATTCGCGGGCTGAATGTGACACACTTTATGGGGCATGTGGTTAGTTTTTAG